The Xiphophorus hellerii strain 12219 chromosome 6, Xiphophorus_hellerii-4.1, whole genome shotgun sequence genomic interval ccacacattggccgacagaaatcctaggtataacggttccatcgggttcgttcctgccgtgtggtgtccaacaatgggcacaaaataatggctacaagttcagtgaactaattttaaaaccaggcattaatcagtgctttactacaatctacctgcaatgcatgtggctagtgtcagcgtaaagtcctgactgaatgaaaatcattagaacatatttatgtcacgttaaggaagaacagctgaaaagttaccgggtttatcaactgtggtagcaatttcgctccaactcctccccttgtcatttctatattctttgcatgttggataaacattaatattgtttccacgtatcatctccaatgtcctcCAGACTTCAGGTTGTATAtatgcaataatttttgagacaattaatcgttcagcaaaatttgttatcgtgacaggcctacctgTAAGGCACACACACCTGTAGTGTGAGCTGAACTCCAACCAGAATCTGACCCGGTCTGTCTACTCTGCAGTGGTCTCCTCATCATCAGGGACTTTCCTGTGCAGAGTTCAAGGCGTGGCAACAGCAGACCCAGCAGGACCGGGACAGCTCCATGTGGGTCTACAAAACCATCGGTAAGAACACGCCTTTAAGTAATCGAGGTCTGAGTTGATACCAAGGTTTGATCTGGACCCGgttaaacagcaccctctccaccacatagtggacagacagcggagcaccttctcacataggctgctccagctccgctgtcgtagggacagatacaggaaatccttcctgccacaggccatctcactgtacaataaaagctaaatcattgttctgcactaatcagtccgattttgcacaactgaactCTGGCACACttactgtacatatatttacatatacgtactgtatctgcattttttgaatctttgcaaggactgctctaagttgctttttatattaacagcatttcatatttttacaatttatagcattttatattttattttttattctatctacaactactactcagtggtagttgttattgtgtcttgtctctatgctgtaactgcgaagtaatttccctgctgggatgaataaagtacttctattctatcctattctattctattctagcGTCTGATTTGGGCTTGGTCCCGTCAGGGTGACTTGATCCGGTTGGTTCCATCTGCATTTGGACTGAAAGGAAACATAAAGTTAATTGTCACAGTGCAGAGTTTCCCCCAaaaacctgctaagcccagAGGCCGTGGCAGTCCGCcatgtttttgaattaaaagaTGTTACGTTAACAGGAAATATTACCGGGTAATTATGTTTCTGGGATACATCATTCACAACGCTTAAACCCGCAGCTATAcagtcttaaaaacacaaaccataaaaatacaattaaaataaatatcaacaaacaaggagatttaatttatgaaGCACTAGTAGGGACCaagctgtttttttcctgactgtagagtttttaataagcacagagaatatttgttttggttgctcAGGCTTTAAGGAACAAGTTTTTTCTGATCTCCATAGAGCAACTCTACCTGAGCAGAGGTAGAGAAGACATTTGATGTTGTGCAGTTTGAAGCATTGTGGTgctggaaaaaaagagggaaaaaaaagcaaagcagaaacagaGCCATGCGCTCTGTTTCTGCTTTGCTCCGTTAGCAGGAGCGCTAACAGGGTTAGGGTTATGAGTGGCGTTTACATGTTGAGATGTAAACGCCACTcataattctttgttcacaaagatagAATTCTCTCTGCACGCTCAACGCGCAACCCTGAAAGCACATCTATAGATTACATTTGCAGTTGCACAAATGTAATCTATATAAGGTGAAGCGTTTCTCCAAGAACACCTTCCAAATCGTCCAGTCTGAGTGAAAGGTCAGACGCCATCCGTGGCGAGGTAAACTGCAGCCGCGGCCAACGCGCTGAGGCGCCTGTGGTTGGTGCGGCTTCACTCTGTTTgatgcatcaactataaaccttTCAGGAATGATTCTGCTCTGCCGGTGAAATGCTGAGCGCAGCAGAGACGCATGCAGTATGGAGATTTCTGGTGTTTtagaaaaattcattttaaataattataaaaaataataataataaccagcAACGCCTAGACTGTCAGGGGGGCCCACCACAATAACAGCAGATGATGTCTGACTGGAGAATACGAGGAGaaagtggtcagtttgtcctTGAACAAACTGATCGTTTGCAGCCTGAAGTAGCATAACGACAGATAGCACAGGAGAACCTAAACCGTAGACGAGCGTCTGCCTCGGTAAACTGGGATCTGGTTCTGCAGGAGAGGAGCCTATTAACTAAAGAATCTGTCTCCCGTTCTACTGCTAGTACCTCTAGGAACCAGCAGGGAACCGACAGTCTGGTACCTAAGGGTTCTGGTAGGAATATCTGAACCAATCGTGTCTCTGAAGCTGGTAGCTAACCCCCATTCTTCCTCCAGTAAAGTCTTGTTTGTCCTCAGAGTGTCCTAGTTGTCAGTTCGTCTTCAGCCTGTCTAAAGGAGGGTGTCTTCACTTCACCTGCTCTCAGTGTCGCCATCAGTTCTGTGGCGGCTGCAGTCAGCGCTTTGCTCTGGGCCCGGTGAGTCCGTGTTCTAACTGTTCTACCGGATTCTACCGAGTTCTAGTCTCCTCATGACGTCTCCCTCCTCAGGCTTGCAGCTTCTCCGCTTTGTGTGCGTCCAGAGGTCTACATGCACACCACCCCAGGGACTGCCTGTACCACCTGAGAGACTGGAGCGTGGCCCGGCTGCACCGGCTGCTGCAGGTTAGCTGGACCCGGGTCGAGAACCAGACCCGGGTGAACTCGCTGGTGATGCTCTCCTCCCTCTCAGCACTACAGAGTGTCTCCTTCCTGGTTGGAACCGTCCAGTGGCAGCTTGGCTCAGTGCTGTCAGACAGGTGAGGTCATTTCCTGTCCCGGGGAACCCGGCACATCGCGGTCTGCCTGACAGGTGCGTTTGTGTGGCAGTGGCTTGTTTCGTACCGGAACTGCGAGATGACAGCGGTATGACGAAGGAGGAGCCTTGCGGACGGCCGGCGCCGTACGGAGGATACTGCCAGTAAGGTCCAGTCGGAGGCCGTGGGTCCTCCGCCTGCGTACCTGTTCAGGTGAGCTGCTGTCTGTCCCGGCAGGGCTCACTACAAGGAGCGTCTGGTGGAGCAGATCAATCGCTGCGGCGCCGACCCGGCCGTCCTCTTCAGTCCTGCGGAGGTAATCGCAGAGCTGCGGCGATGGAGCGTTGTCGTGCCAACCAGAAAGCCTGAAGAGCCAGAGCTGCTGTACGCCCATCGCCTCCGCCTGGTCAGTGACATCATCACGACTGGCATTTGCCGGTCCGGTAAACGTTTAGCTACTGAATCGTCCGCAGGAGCCACATCTGGATTGTGACCTCCTGTCGGTCCAGGTTAGACAGAGACACTttcagccaatcacaaccctcgGTTCTGTCTCTCTACAGGTGCTGACCAATTGCCTTCCTCTCATGAAACAGCGAAGCACTCCATCAGTGACATCAGCAGAAGCTCCGCCCACTCCACCCGTCCACAGTCAACGTCCCAACCAATCAGATGATGTCTGATAACTTCAAATAGGTCAAAGGGAACCAATGACAGAAGCTTCCAGTCGCAACTACCTGAGCTACTTGACGTTACCATGGATGTTAACAAGGTTAACGAGCTCGTCAGCCtttggtttatttaaattattttttctctagCATTGAATAAACATCTAACTGAAATGGTTTTAAACGAGAACCGAGAACAAAAAAACTTACGTTTATTCTGATCCTCACGGCTCAAAATTCATACAGTTCTTTTAAAAAGGTGAAGCTTAATGAGCATTGGGGATTAACGAAATGAAGCTTAACGAGGTGAAGCTTAACGAGGTGAAGCTTAACGAGATGAAGCTTAACGAGCGTTAGTGATTAACGAGGTCAGGGTTCGGGTTCCAGCTGCTCGGTTTTCTGCACTTTAATAAATTTGTCATCTTCTCACTGTATAGTTTCTGTCTCTATGGCAACCTGATGTGTTTCCAAACCCAATAGAACCAGTTTGATATTGAACCCGACTGCTCTTCATCAGAATGTcctggttcttgttctggtgGGGTTATTTCTGTCTGGTAGAACCATGGAGGTTCTTGGAAATGATGAAGACATTAGTGATGAAGATGCTTAATGTTGCCCCATTTAATTCCCAgaaaggttctggagaaccgtTGTTTGTGTCAGAAGGTGTAATAAGACCAGGCTGGAAGAACCGGTTCAGAACCGCTCATCAGgggtttaaagctgcagtgtgtaacttttacttttcagtttaaaccaaaggtgtcaaactccagtcctccagtcctgcaggttttagatgagctACAGCTACAAAACCCTGGAATGAAACGTCTTCatgacctcctcctggtgtagatcggttctccagaaccttaatgacctcctcctggtgtggatcggttctccagaaccttaatgacctcctcctggtgtagatcggttctccagaaccttaatgacctcctcctggtgtagatcggttctccagaaccttaatgacctcctcctggtgtagatcggttctccagaaccttaatgacctcctcctggtgtggatcggttctccagaaccttaatgacctcctGCTGGTGTGGatcggttctccagaaccttaatgacctcctcctggtgtagatcggttctccagaaccttaatgacctcctcctggtgtagatcggttctccagaaccttaatgacctcctcctggtgtagatcggttctccagaaccttaatgacctcctcctggtgtggatcggttctccagaaccttaatgacctcctGCTGGTGTGGatcggttctccagaaccttaatgacctcaTAATTCTATCCAGGTGATGCAGCAGagaatctaaaagttgcaggacatcaAACCTCCAGAACTGGACTTTGATCCCCCTGgtttaaactgtcaccatgGTGATAATCTGTTAACAAAATCCATCTCCATCTACCATCTGAAgaaacatccaatcagagccaggaggaggggcttagtgctgtcaatcaatttCATGTATTTGCTGCCCAATGTGCTAATGACCCAGCCTTCCATGTTGCCATAATGACCGACCCAGTATGGAAATGATGGGTCCGTACTGGGTCCAAGCTGATCTCTGACTTTGTGAAACtaaactgggtcagaaccagaactgctCTAGAGCAGCTTTAAATGTGAAGAATGTCTGGATTCgctgcagaaataaaactcCAGGATTTAGGGTAAGTTtctaacttttattaaaataaaaagtttatcagtaaaaacaaaagtaaccaGAAGGTTAAAAATGTTGTGCTGGTCAAACGTCTGTCCAATCGCAGAGGTTGCTCCTCTGGGTGCTGATTGGTTCtgtgctctgattggctcagctGGTCCTGGCAGCAGCTTCAGGTGTGACAGGCTGCAGCGTCCTCCAGGGATCCTGCAGCATGGAGGGACTGAAATATCTCTCCACCGGAACGTCTCTGAGCTGGAAGGCAACAAGCCGAGACGATCTGGATTAAAGGAACTGCTTCACACTGGAGCAAACCAGATCAGAACCGCTCAGGTAACCTGCTCACCTGGTTCCACTTACAGCATTAGTCCGACACTCACCAGCAGGTTTAAACTAGAAATGAACGTTCAGTCTAAAAACGTTCTGAACCAGCTGAAGTGGAACCTTGGTTCTGTTCAGAGTCAACTGGTCCAAACAATCAGAACCACAATGGAACTACGGAAACTGGAGCATTTTTACAATTATCTACAGAACTCATGAAAATACTGATCATCACCGAAGGCTTGCTGGTGGTTCCGACACAGCTGACAAACCGAACCGGCgttctgtttatctgtgctaCCTGTAAATCCGTCCTACCTTGTGGTCATGCTCACATCGATGCTACGTCACaatctgctgactcagcagatttcttataaatccgtcctacctgtggaagtttcgtttcatgtgttttatttcatcgcAGATTACGGTAagctttatttcatttattttattcccggctttcattaagctgctgAATTACTTCATGGTTTTACTTTACATGACAGCAGCTTGTAAATTTATCTATAAATGGTTTTAGTTTGCCGTCTGAAATGTCGTTCCTGTAAACATATCATTATTTGGCGGTTAATCAGGACAAAATATGTTGGGGTTTTAGCTATTTTGttcttataattaaaaatattttagtttaataacgCTCTTTATTACTAAACTTTGCTGAATAGATGTTAGTGATACTATGTGGGATTTTAGCTgtgtaatattagtgtatatGAATCATATCCTATCATTTCAGTGACCTGCTCAGTTCAGTGACACATTGTGGCTGCATTTAATAAAGTCTGTCATACAGCAGATTAATGCACAAAAAAGAGTCACACTGATCTGTATTTGTctttaattccaataaaacctGTTTCCTCTGTCTGATACGGTTTTATTCTTACTAacctctgtatttaaaatattttaacaggtAGGATATTCTAGTAAAGGATTAGTGCAAACAtctacagcttttcattttaaacaggtagatattcagatgaaggaagtCATCTTCTTGTGGTTTCGTCATGGATAGAAATTGTTCCGATGCTAAGCTAACCATAACTgctaagcttccacttcagtcacTCAAATATTGTTATCcgatatatttaacattaacaaccTGCTATAGTTTTCTGGCTGTGAACATGACGGTAGCAGCTTTGGACGGGTAGCACAGACAGATAGACTTAGCTATCTATCTGTGCTACtgtaggaaaatctgacgaggtagcACAGATTGTCAGAACACCTGTACCAAACAAacaagccccgcccactccctTTTATCTCAAACAAACTTCTTGTTTAGAAACATCACAACCACCTGCAGGTTCGGAGCTCCTGGAGGACTGAAGGACTGGGGTCGCCGGAACCCGGACCCCCTCCCGACCGAAACCCCGAACCCCCGGCTCTCGCCGCTGAAATGGGCCGGTGACCCGTCCATAGTTCCTCTGCTGAACCCAGGACAGAACCGGGGAGAGAAGCCTGCCCCTCGGCGCTGAGGAGAACCTCCGAATGGAGACCGAACTCCGGGGAAAGTCCAGTCTGAAGCCGGCCGAGGGGCACCGGGACTCCGCCGAGGTCCAGCCGGAGTTCGGTTCATCTGAGCGTGGAGCAGAAGAAGCAGGAACCTGGCTAAAACCTAATAGAATGTGGACCGGAACCGGAAACACAAGGTTCCGTTGAAGCTTGCCAACCCTAGTTGGCGGTGGAGTTAATACTCCACCGCCAACTAGCGGTGGAGTATTaacctgcagggggcagcaccCCAGTCTGCCATGTTGGACAGGGAAAAGGCGGAGGCTTCTGCTGGGATCACACGCTCCAGTTCAGGAACTAAAATATTTAGGCTCTTCAATCCTGGCCTTGATTATTCTACACTTACAGCAGAATAATTATAACCCagtttgtgttaataaaaaatcttaaaacatttACTTAGATGCTCTTAATGCTTTTTGCTATTACAGCAGAATAGAACATGTTTAAAGggattgtgtgtgtttgtgtcagtgTGTGCATTTCCTCAGTTGTCTAAAAGGTCTACCAGTGTCCTCCATGTTTTGGTTCTGTCCCAGGTTCAAACAGAACAATGGCTCACTAGCAGAACCTctcctgaactttgacctgctaGTTGGACCGCTTGAATCAGCTGTGATGATTCAAACGGTCATCACAGGCCCGGTGTCCCCAAGGCAGGACACCGGGCCTTGGGGACTGGAGCTGGACTCCAGTGGTTTACACAGATGTCCATGACTTTTATATATTGTGGTTATGAATGGTTACCTGACTGAAAGTATGTTTGTATGTTGTATGTATGAAAGTAGCTTTTTCAGCACTACAATTGGTTTGCTGCTGTCTAGCATAGGAAACTTTTGTAAATTAGAGTAATATTTCCCAGGTACACTGAAAAATGTGATCCCTGCAGTGGAAAACACCTTGTGGTACTAAATACTGCTTGACTTattaaaatgacctttaaaTGCCACATGGTCTCAACCTTGagtctagtttgtttgccttcAGCACTGTAGCCCTAGATATTTATGAATTATATCTAGAATTTTACAATTATATCTGAATGTAAAAttcagatgaataaaaatcattcaaaggtagaaagttttcttttttgttgtatttttgtaagTCAACTTCATCTTGGTAGTTCCCCGTTTCTGAGGTTCCAATGGCTCTGCCTTCTGTTAAACAGTAGAACCATATTTAGCAGGGACAGTTTTAACTTAAGCATCTTTAGGAGTTGGTGGAATGTTATTGTGATTTAATATGAGCTGCATGTCCGAAGTCAACCAGAAGTTCCCAACAACCCTGGGCCGCTTGGCGGTATCTCTGGTGTGTTATTCTGAGCTcggcagcgccccctgctgtgcGGGGATACAAATtgcccacaaaacaaaacgttTGGGGCAAAACCTCAGCGTGGTGTCGCTTGTAAAACAGCATTTGTGACCAGCGTCAGCAGTTTCACGTGGTTGCAGTTGCTGACTTTTCTGTGTTAAGGAAAacaattttatattaataaaaaaaagtttctgtatGCAGATGTTCATACATGTGTTTGAATGAGTTTTGCTAAAAATGTATTGGActgaatgaagcaaaaatattagAGCAGGACTTTCATATTTTGATACTTGTAGAACAGAATCTGTGAGCAATACTAAAGAACCTGTGATTTTTCTCTATAATGTCAATTTCCCAGGCACAAGCCACAAATATACCTTCATACTCAAACCTTTCAGCTTCGATGTAACAGGGAGTTATCTCTTTTCCTCAGGCCCAGCGGCATTGGGGGTTTTGGGGACATTGCCCGCCCTAGAATGGCCAATTTCTATCATTCCTATATCAATTTGATACAGTAGGGGCTTCTGCACTTCCCATA includes:
- the mplkip gene encoding M-phase-specific PLK1-interacting protein isoform X2 — its product is MNRTPAGPRRSPGAPRPASDWTFPGVRSPFGGSPQRRGAGFSPRFCPGFSRGTMDGSPAHFSGESRGFGVSVGRGSGFRRPQSFSPPGAPNLQLRDVPVERYFSPSMLQDPWRTLQPVTPEAAARTS
- the mplkip gene encoding M-phase-specific PLK1-interacting protein isoform X1; its protein translation is MNRTPAGPRRSPGAPRPASDWTFPGVRSPFGGSPQRRGAGFSPRFCPGFSRGTMDGSPAHFSGESRGFGVSVGRGSGFRRPQSFSPPGAPNLQVLRDVPVERYFSPSMLQDPWRTLQPVTPEAAARTS